A window from Setaria italica strain Yugu1 chromosome VIII, Setaria_italica_v2.0, whole genome shotgun sequence encodes these proteins:
- the LOC101756044 gene encoding uncharacterized protein LOC101756044, protein MAATRACLVALAVALAFLLLEGPTMAAALGAAGGSSEEHLRQVRSFLRRVNKAPVTSIQSPDGDIIDCVPISKQPAFDHPLLKNHTIQMQPSYHPRGQYGDSNIAPHPITQTWHQNGKCPENTVPIRRTKEEDVLRASSVNLYGKKRPDSIPNIHPEASVTSGHEYAVASLADGQYYGTQININLWKPMTETEDFSLTQLWTAAGSYANNDLNTIEVGWQVYQNFYGDNNPRLFIYWTRDAYRTTGCYNLGCSGFVQTNNQIAVGGTISPQSVYGGSQYEICILVWKDPNTGNWWLQVGGTNVGYWPSSIFTHLENSASNVQWGGEVCSSSAGQTSTDMGSGHFAGEGFGKASYIRNIQVVDSSNYLIQASGLGFIISSTSPSCYDVQSGTSSNDWGTYIFYGGPGRNPNCP, encoded by the exons ATGGCAGCGACGCGAGCGTGCTTGGTCGCGCTCGCCGTGGCTCTCGCGTTTCTCCTCTTGGAGGGGCCAACAATGGCAGCGGCGTTGGGGGCTGCCGGAGGATCGTCGGAAGAGCACCTGAGGCAGGTGCGAAGCTTCCTCAGGCGGGTCAACAAGGCTCCTGTCACGAGCATTCAG AGCCCAGATGGAGATATCATAGACTGTGTGcccatatccaaacagcctGCATTCGATCATCCTCTCCTGAAGAACCATACCATACAG ATGCAGCCTTCTTACCATCCTAGAGGTCAGTATGGTGACTCCAACATTGCACCTCATCCAATCACCCAAACATGGCACCAGAATGGCAAGTGCCCTGAGAACACTGTACCAATCCGAAGGACAAAGGAGGAGGATGTCCTGAGGGCCAGCTCGGTCAATTTGTATGGAAAGAAGAGGCCCGACAGCATACCAAATATCCACCCTGAAGCTAGTGTGACGAGTGGCCATGAG TATGCTGTAGCATCTTTAGCAGATGGCCAATACTATGGAACTCAAATCAATATAAATCTGTGGAAACCAATGACCGAGACGGAAGACTTCAGCTTGACCCAACTCTGGACCGCTGCAGGGTCCTATGCCAACAACGATCTCAATACCATTGAAGTAGGATGGCAG GTTTACCAAAATTTCTATGGGGATAACAATCCTAGACTCTTCATCTACTGGACT CGTGATGCGTATCGAACAACAGGATGCTACAATCTAGGGTGCTCAGGATTCGTCCAGACAAACAATCAGATTGCTGTCGGTGGTACCATCTCCCCTCAGTCCGTCTATGGTGGCTCACAATACGAAATATGTATTCTAGTTTGGAAG GACCCAAACACGGGCAACTGGTGGTTGCAAGTAGGAGGCACTAATGTGGGCTATTGGCCATCATCCATCTTCACCCACTTGGAAAACAGTGCCTCCAATGTTCAGTGGGGTGGCGAGGTATGCTCGTCTAGCGCCGGTCAAACTTCGACAGACATGGGCAGTGGACACTTCGCTGGGGAAGGGTTTGGCAAGGCCAGCTACATCAGGAACATCCAAGTGGTAGATTCATCCAACTATCTCATACAAGCAAGTGGTTTGGGCTTCATAATAAGTAGTACGTCGCCCAGCTGCTATGACGTGCAGAGTGGCACCAGTAGCAACGACTGGGGCACATACATCTTTTATGGAGGACCTGGGAGGAATCCTAACTGCCCATAG